One genomic segment of Oncorhynchus nerka isolate Pitt River linkage group LG16, Oner_Uvic_2.0, whole genome shotgun sequence includes these proteins:
- the LOC115144551 gene encoding somatostatin receptor type 2-like produces the protein MDLWPLLPSSPNLSLPEPLYYDSYFPGNESDLGSRNDTPDETQQVFDKTSSVVITFIYFMVCAVGLTGNTLVIYVILRYAKMKTVTNIYILNLAVADVLCMLSLPFIAMQLALVHWPFGSVLCRLVMTVDCLNQFTSIFCLTVMSIDRYLAVVHPIKSTKWRKPRVAKIINLTVWGVSLLVNLPIMIFSGLMPNKNEAWVCTIVWPEPQEAYQTAFMFYTFFLGFFLPLTIICLCYLLIIVKVKSSGMRVGSTKRKRSERKVTRMVSIVVAMFVLCWLPFYVFNVTSVTGTINTTPVLKSTFEFVVVLGYANSCANPILYAFLSDNFKKSFQNVLCLKKVAGLDEAERSDSRMERTRMVKDVTAETRNAALLNGELQTSI, from the exons ATGGATCTCTGGCCTCTCCTCCCATCATCCCCCAACCTCTCCCTCCCCGAGCCCCTGTACTATGACAGCTACTTCCCAGGGAACGAGTCCGACCTGGGGTCCCGGAATGACACTCCTGACGAGACCCAACAGGTCTTCGACAAGACCAGCTCCGTGGTTATTACCTTCATCTACTTCATGGTCTGCGCCGTGGGCCTGACGGGCAACACCTTGGTGATCTATGTCATCCTGCGCTACGCTAAGATGAAAACAGTCACTAACATTTACATCCTGAACCTGGCCGTGGCTGACGTCCTCTGTATGCTGAGTCTACCCTTTATCGCCATGCAGCTGGCCCTGGTCCACTGGCCCTTCGGCTCCGTGCTCTGCCGTCTGGTCATGACCGTGGACTGCCTCAACCAGTTCACCAGCATCTTCTGCCTCACGGTCATGAGCATCGACCGCTACCTGGCCGTGGTCCACCCCATAAAGTCCACCAAGTGGCGGAAGCCACGTGTGGCTAAGATCATCAACCTGACCGTGTGGGGAGTGTCCCTGCTGGTCAACCTGCCAATCATGATCTTCAGCGGTCTGATGCCCAATAAGAACGAGGCGTGGGTGTGTACCATTGTGTGGCCAGAGCCTCAGGAGGCCTATCAGACGGCCTTCATGTTCTACACCTTCTTCCTGGGTTTCTTCCTGCCGCTCACAATCATCTGCCTCTGTTACCTGCTCATCATCGTCAAG GTGAAGTCGTCAGGCATGCGCGTGGGCTCAACTAAGCGTAAGCGCTCGGAGAGGAAGGTGACCAGAATGGTGTCAATCGTAGTGGCCATGTTCGTGCTCTGCTGGCTGCCCTTCTACGTGTTCAACGTCACCTCGGTGACGGGCACCATCAACACCACGCCTGTCCTCAAGAGCACCTTTGAGTTTGTGGTGGTGCTGGGCTACGCCAACAGCTGTGCCAACCCCATCCTGTACGCCTTCCTGTCGGACAACTTCAAGAAGAGCTTTCAGAACGTTCTGTGCTTGAAGAAGGTGGCGGGCCTGGATGAGGCGGAGCGCAGCGACAGCCGCATGGAGCGGACGCGCATGGTCAAAGACGTCACCGCCGAAACGCGCAACGCAGCGCTGCTCAACGGCGAGCTGCAGACCAGTATATGA
- the LOC115144552 gene encoding somatostatin receptor type 2-like, with translation MDSSFTSEMFYNAGSIAAPTASYLDEDIYLQEDLDVFSVTMAVLYLVVCIVGLAGNTLVIVAVLKLDKMASATTVYIFNLALADALFMVGLPFIAIQNFQNHWAFGDLACKLVMVLDGINQFTSVFCLTVMSIDRYMALVDPLRFARWRTPRRAKIVSGFLWLFSLLPVLPMAIHFSARDGLCTVDPHVTSDSWWLAFLSYTFVLGFALPSLVMTVSYTALVVTLRTHRCQASSPSQESHCLETQVTKMVVAVVLVFGVCWLPFYTFNFCSLYRMDLVLTFARGFEFVVLLSYSWSCANPILYACLSESFGRHFLTLLCPTKRSPSVHCNPDTERYDLNDTNGRDISVVA, from the coding sequence ATGGACTCCTCATTCACCTCAGAGATGTTTTACAATGCGGGGTCGATCGCAGCCCCCACCGCCAGTTACCTGGACGAGGACATCTATCTGCAGGAGGATCTGGATGTGTTCAGTGTGACCATGGCTGTTCTGTACCTGGTTGTGTGCATCGTAGGGCTGGCCGGGAACACCCTGGTCATCGTAGCCGTCTTAAAGCTGGACAAGATGGCTTCCGCCACCACGGTCTACATCTTTAACCTGGCCTTGGCTGACGCCCTCTTCATGGTGGGCCTCCCCTTTATCGCCATCCAGAACTTCCAGAACCACTGGGCCTTTGGGGACCTGGCCTGCAAGCTGGTCATGGTCCTGGATGGCATCAACCAGTTCACCAGCGTCTTCTGCCTGACCGTGATGAGTATTGACCGCTACATGGCGCTGGTCGACCCACTGCGGTTCGCCCGCTGGCGCACGCCTAGGCGGGCCAAGATTGTCAGCGGCTTCCtgtggctgttctctctgctgcctgTCCTCCCCATGGCCATTCACTTCTCGGCCAGGGACGGCCTGTGCACGGTGGACCCCCACGTGACCTCTGACTCCTGGTGGCTGGCCTTCCTCAGCTACACTTTTGTCCTGGGCTTCGCTCTGCCCTCCCTGGTCATGACTGTCTCCTACACTGCCCTGGTGGTCACCCTGAGGACTCACCGATGCCAGGCCAGCTCCCCAAGCCAGGAGAGTCATTGCCTAGAGACCCAGGTCACCAAgatggtggtggcggtggtgctGGTGTTCGGCGTGTGCTGGCTGCCTTTCTACACCTTCAACTTCTGCTCTCTCTACCGTATGGACCTGGTGTTGACCTTCGCCAGGGGCTTTGAGTTCGTGGTGCTGCTGTCTTACTCCTGGAGCTGTGCCAACCCCATACTGTACGCCTGCCTCTCCGAATCCTTTGGACGCCACTtcctcaccctcctctgcccCACCAAAAGGTCTCCCAGCGTGCACTGCAACCCTGACACGGAGCGCTATGACCTCAATGACACGAATGGGAGGGACATCAGTGTGGTGGCGTAG